ACAACATCGAACAACGCGTTAAGAAAATCGTGGCTGAGCAGTTAGGCGTGCCAGAAGCAGACATCAAAAATGAGTCTTCTTTTGTGAATGACCTTGGCGCAGACTCTCTTGACACAGTTGAATTGGTAATGGCTTTAGAAGACGAGTTTGGTATTGAGATACCAGATGAAGAAGCTGAAAAAATTACCACTGTACAGCTTGCGATTGATTTCGCAAAAACGAAAGCTGGACAGGCTTAATTCTTATCTAGGCTAAGCCGTGCCCGCATCAAATCAACCACGTCGCGTGGTGGTCACTGGCTTAGGTCTGATT
This DNA window, taken from Polynucleobacter sp. HIN5, encodes the following:
- the acpP gene encoding acyl carrier protein is translated as MDNIEQRVKKIVAEQLGVPEADIKNESSFVNDLGADSLDTVELVMALEDEFGIEIPDEEAEKITTVQLAIDFAKTKAGQA